One region of Streptomyces rishiriensis genomic DNA includes:
- a CDS encoding FHA domain-containing protein: protein MSGLLIHLPQDPPLTVRLDAGEVARFGRGSDTVPVDLRLDDPAVSRLAGEIRVADDHWLLSNYSTTQSYVVENPEGAGEYLRVPPRRVGAPIPFEFARVVLPTRGAGASFQVFAPDHVYLDPGGSGHGRWGAQTLTAYSLDETATYFLVLVALCEPRLRDESALAVPTTPEIVERLRSHPQCVQLTARAVSSHIDYLAEEKLRIHPPDTREPGRGARRNGKREALVGIALRFGLVAEGHLQLLPARAATRPGTAQERAECR from the coding sequence CTCGACGCGGGCGAGGTGGCGCGCTTCGGCCGTGGTTCGGACACGGTTCCCGTGGACCTGCGGCTCGACGACCCGGCGGTGTCCCGGCTGGCCGGGGAGATCCGGGTGGCCGACGACCACTGGCTGCTGAGCAACTACAGCACCACGCAGAGCTATGTGGTGGAGAACCCGGAGGGGGCCGGGGAGTACCTGCGCGTGCCGCCGCGTCGCGTCGGGGCGCCCATCCCGTTCGAGTTCGCCCGGGTCGTGCTGCCCACCCGGGGCGCCGGGGCGAGCTTCCAGGTTTTCGCACCCGATCACGTCTACTTGGACCCGGGCGGGTCGGGGCATGGCCGGTGGGGCGCCCAGACGCTGACCGCGTACTCCCTCGACGAGACGGCCACGTACTTCCTGGTGCTGGTCGCACTGTGCGAGCCGCGGCTGCGTGACGAGTCGGCGCTCGCCGTGCCGACGACACCCGAGATCGTCGAGCGTCTGCGTTCGCATCCGCAGTGCGTCCAGCTCACCGCCCGTGCGGTGAGTTCCCACATCGACTATCTCGCCGAGGAGAAACTCCGCATCCATCCGCCGGACACGCGCGAACCGGGCCGTGGTGCCCGCCGCAACGGAAAGCGTGAGGCACTCGTCGGCATCGCGCTGCGCTTCGGGCTGGTCGCTGAGGGGCATCTCCAGCTGCTTCCGGCGCGTGCGGCGACCAGACCGGGCACCGCCCAGGAGCGGGCTGAGTGC